One Roseimaritima multifibrata DNA window includes the following coding sequences:
- a CDS encoding carboxymuconolactone decarboxylase family protein: MIPKRYQQMHQTHPEFMQAYEAMGQAARESGPLSDREVALVKLAISLSSGQEGAAHSHCRKALEASCSGDDLRHVALLTAPTLGFPAMMRNRGWVEDVLAKAETRDV; encoded by the coding sequence ATGATTCCCAAACGCTATCAACAGATGCACCAAACGCATCCCGAATTCATGCAAGCCTACGAAGCGATGGGTCAGGCAGCACGGGAATCTGGTCCGCTATCGGATCGCGAGGTCGCACTGGTCAAACTGGCGATCTCACTAAGTTCCGGACAAGAGGGAGCCGCCCATTCTCACTGCCGCAAGGCATTGGAAGCCAGCTGCAGTGGCGATGACCTGCGACATGTGGCCCTGTTGACGGCTCCGACACTCGGTTTCCCAGCCATGATGCGGAACCGCGGCTGGGTGGAAGATGTGCTTGCTAAAGCCGAAACACGCGATGTCTAG